A single region of the Acidobacteriota bacterium genome encodes:
- a CDS encoding hemerythrin family protein produces the protein MRWSEAYATGIERVDEQHRMIFKMAEDFQAVLDEKVRGERTYGLLLETLDRYCAAHFSFEERCMEEYNCPAAERNKQAHESFVQVLAGYRQRYAEKGFDPVEAQGLLDTLNRWLVEHICGIDVELRKCVGDSGD, from the coding sequence ATGAGATGGTCGGAGGCGTACGCCACTGGCATCGAGCGTGTCGACGAGCAGCACCGGATGATTTTCAAGATGGCGGAGGACTTCCAGGCCGTTCTCGATGAAAAGGTGCGGGGGGAGAGAACCTATGGCTTGCTGCTCGAGACTTTGGATCGCTACTGCGCTGCCCACTTCAGCTTCGAGGAACGTTGCATGGAGGAGTACAACTGCCCCGCGGCCGAGAGGAACAAGCAGGCGCACGAGAGTTTTGTGCAGGTCCTGGCGGGCTACCGGCAGCGTTACGCGGAGAAAGGCTTCGATCCGGTCGAGGCCCAGGGTCTTCTCGACACCCTGAACAGATGGCTGGTCGAACACATCTGCGGGATCGACGTGGAACTGCGAAAATGCGTGGGAGACTCCGGGGATTGA